The nucleotide sequence CTAGGTGGTACGTCCGTACGAGAAGATAAAATGGTTGTTTTCTGATGATCATTATCAACGAACAGAAGTTTCCTAACATTGTAAGCATGGACTCTTTTACTTATGGAGTATTGATGGTAAAACAATTTTCTTATATCACATCATTACTTAATAACTTAGTTAATTATTGCTTTAGTGAGCTAACTCATGAAACCTTATCAACTCCTCTCAATACAAGACTGTCATGAATCATTAGTTCCAATTGATCAATCAATATTTTTCTGCTTAGAACCCCATCCCTATCTTGCTATTGGCGCGCCCTATGATACGGTCTCTCCTTTTTATCTACGCCAAGGTGTCTTAAACGCGTTGTACCAGGCCCAGCAAAATTTACAAAGCATTCAACCCACCTGGAAGTTAGCAATCTTTGATGCCTATCGTCCGGTTGCGGTACAGGACTATATGGTTAATTATACTTTTCAGGAATTACTTAGGGGTCGGGGATTGACGGAGACAATGCTATCGCCTTCAATATTAGCGGCAATTTGGGCTGAAGTTTATACTTTTTGGGCAGTTCCGAGTCATGATCCCAAAACGCCTCCACCCCACAGCACCGGAGCGGCAATTGATTTAACCTTGGTTGATTCAGATAAAAAGTTAATTGATATGGGTTCGCCTATTGATGAGATTTCCGACCGATCATTTCCAGAGTATTTTTATCACCAGGCCCAGCGACTCGATCTTACCAATCAAAAAGATGATTATCTGAAAGTTCATCAGCATCGTGAGATTTTAGATCAAGCCATGAGCCAAGCTGGGTTTCAGCGACATCCTCAAGAGTGGTGGCATTTTTCCTTGGGGGATCAACTCTGGGCCTGGCAAATTGAACAACAAACTGGCCAATCTATGGTGGCTCATTATGGTCGTGCTGACTTAATTACTTCACAAAAATTATGATGAATATTGATTAGGTTATATACACAATCCTAGAACAATAGAAATCTTAGGCATGATGGTTAGGAACTTCCCCTGACTTTTGCTGACTGAGACTTTATCAAATTGTTGATATAGCTTGTCACCCGACTAGCTGAATAGCCATTGATTATTGTCTGATTGGCGTTCTCAAAAAAATCAGCGTAGTATGGGGATATACACCTCTTAAGTGTGCGTGTTCGTTTCAAATCTCCAAGTTCCTCCTGCTACTTATGCCAAAACCGACGATTGCTATCTCCCATCTTGGCTGCGATAAAAATCGTGTGGATACGGAGC is from Synechococcus sp. PCC 6312 and encodes:
- a CDS encoding M15 family metallopeptidase; its protein translation is MKPYQLLSIQDCHESLVPIDQSIFFCLEPHPYLAIGAPYDTVSPFYLRQGVLNALYQAQQNLQSIQPTWKLAIFDAYRPVAVQDYMVNYTFQELLRGRGLTETMLSPSILAAIWAEVYTFWAVPSHDPKTPPPHSTGAAIDLTLVDSDKKLIDMGSPIDEISDRSFPEYFYHQAQRLDLTNQKDDYLKVHQHREILDQAMSQAGFQRHPQEWWHFSLGDQLWAWQIEQQTGQSMVAHYGRADLITSQKL